A genome region from Hymenobacter chitinivorans DSM 11115 includes the following:
- a CDS encoding DUF4270 family protein produces MSSALLLAATGCEDPNNLGVELPGTSPVSTEYRDYRVNASTILQDSVETLNADRVLVGRLTDATLGTTTAKAYFNLRASTDTLPSDLTNPVLDSVVLVSSFDQVYGSATKTVSFDLLKLRDGLDDKKTYNSGVQDVAVGEPIGEKLISSLKRTTTAEVAVEPGVLKSKKKLNADKTPADSTISVTSPDPTIRLVIQKDRVRSSDFANALFSALKDASFGQSKLDALLKGLAVVPSSNQTAAIVALNRASVNCIYVYHHGTISGLARQRSYRVRLGSSYVSGDANTPRYYTQLTTDFKAPFSVLLDGTKSLRVADSVTYMQQGLGLATRLTIPGLKELANQPGLAINRAELIIPIKSSGTLLFPNPTVAFLYEINANNRVLQRTVNISPVERIVQANLQNQLGQGKEAAVSLYDVDASKKYYSVVITTYLQAYLANQLGEQAAALMLSPVLRRSFDLSLNRSVLDAQNIKLRVYSSKLR; encoded by the coding sequence TTGTCCTCCGCTCTGCTACTCGCCGCCACTGGCTGCGAAGACCCCAATAACCTGGGCGTAGAGCTGCCGGGCACTTCCCCCGTTTCTACTGAGTACCGCGACTACCGGGTCAATGCCTCCACCATCCTGCAGGATTCGGTGGAAACGCTGAATGCTGACCGGGTACTGGTGGGCCGCCTGACGGATGCCACCCTGGGTACGACCACCGCTAAAGCCTACTTCAACCTGCGGGCCAGCACCGATACGCTGCCCAGCGACCTAACCAACCCGGTACTGGATTCCGTGGTGCTGGTTTCGTCATTCGACCAAGTATACGGCAGCGCCACCAAGACCGTAAGCTTTGATCTGCTCAAGCTCCGGGACGGCCTCGACGACAAGAAGACCTACAACTCGGGCGTGCAGGACGTGGCCGTGGGCGAGCCTATTGGGGAGAAGCTCATCAGCTCGCTGAAGCGGACTACCACTGCGGAAGTTGCCGTTGAGCCCGGGGTACTGAAAAGCAAGAAGAAGCTGAATGCTGACAAAACGCCAGCCGACAGCACCATCTCAGTTACCAGCCCCGACCCGACTATCCGGCTCGTTATTCAGAAGGATAGAGTCCGCAGCTCGGATTTTGCCAATGCCCTGTTTTCGGCCCTCAAAGACGCCTCTTTCGGGCAGAGTAAGCTCGACGCCCTCTTGAAAGGACTGGCCGTGGTGCCTTCGAGCAATCAGACGGCGGCTATTGTAGCCCTGAACCGTGCCTCGGTTAACTGCATCTACGTCTACCACCACGGTACCATCAGTGGCTTGGCGCGCCAGCGTAGCTACCGGGTCCGGTTGGGCTCGTCCTACGTAAGTGGCGACGCTAATACGCCCCGTTACTACACCCAGCTCACCACCGATTTTAAGGCTCCGTTTAGCGTACTGCTGGACGGCACCAAGTCGTTGCGCGTGGCCGACAGCGTGACGTATATGCAACAAGGCTTAGGCCTGGCTACCCGGCTCACCATTCCCGGTCTGAAGGAACTAGCAAATCAGCCCGGTCTGGCCATCAACCGCGCCGAGTTGATTATTCCTATCAAATCATCGGGCACGCTGTTGTTCCCGAACCCGACGGTAGCTTTTCTCTACGAGATAAACGCTAACAACCGGGTGTTGCAGCGGACGGTGAACATTTCGCCCGTTGAGCGAATTGTACAAGCCAACCTGCAAAACCAGCTAGGCCAGGGCAAAGAAGCCGCCGTGTCGCTCTACGATGTGGATGCCAGCAAGAAATACTACAGCGTCGTTATCACCACCTACCTGCAGGCCTACCTGGCCAACCAGCTCGGGGAACAGGCCGCGGCACTGATGCTGAGCCCGGTGTTGCGCCGCTCCTTTGATCTGTCACTTAACCGGAGCGTACTTGATGCCCAGAACATCAAGCTGCGCGTATACTCTTCCAAGTTGCGCTAA
- a CDS encoding glycogen/starch synthase, producing MSKLRILYAATEINPFLQTTKVAEFLRMLPQGMQEMGMEIRIFVPRFGIINERKNRLHEVVRLSGINIAVGEEEKPLIIKVASIPNAKLQVYFIDNEDYFHRKSVLVDKNDKFHADNDERAIFFCKGVLETVKKLGWAPDIVHCNDWMTGLIPMYLKTTYKKDPIFKDAKSVFTIYNNEFSHKFEGDIIEKAKMLDIDDEMLAALKSADFGGFIKVGMEYADSVVKSDEDFSDNLNAMFSEYSQKRQIGQVSADENLLSSYYTLYNELAN from the coding sequence ATGTCCAAGTTGAGAATACTCTACGCTGCCACGGAAATCAACCCGTTTTTGCAGACGACCAAGGTAGCGGAGTTTCTGCGCATGCTACCGCAGGGAATGCAGGAGATGGGGATGGAAATCCGCATTTTCGTGCCCCGTTTCGGTATTATCAACGAGCGTAAGAACCGTTTGCACGAAGTAGTGCGCCTGTCGGGTATCAACATCGCCGTGGGCGAGGAAGAAAAGCCGCTCATTATCAAAGTGGCCTCCATTCCCAATGCGAAGCTGCAAGTATACTTCATCGACAATGAAGATTACTTCCACCGCAAGTCGGTGCTGGTCGACAAAAACGATAAGTTCCACGCCGACAACGACGAGCGCGCCATCTTTTTCTGCAAGGGCGTACTCGAAACCGTGAAAAAGCTGGGTTGGGCGCCCGACATCGTGCACTGCAACGACTGGATGACCGGCCTGATTCCGATGTACCTGAAGACGACTTACAAGAAGGACCCGATCTTCAAGGACGCCAAGTCGGTATTCACCATCTACAACAACGAGTTCAGCCACAAATTTGAGGGCGACATCATCGAGAAGGCTAAAATGCTGGACATTGATGACGAGATGCTGGCGGCCCTGAAGTCGGCCGACTTCGGCGGCTTCATCAAGGTGGGCATGGAATATGCGGACTCGGTCGTGAAATCTGACGAGGACTTCAGCGACAACCTGAATGCCATGTTTTCTGAATATTCGCAGAAACGGCAGATTGGTCAGGTTAGCGCCGACGAAAACCTGCTTTCCTCTTATTACACGCTTTATAATGAATTGGCCAATTAG
- the panC gene encoding pantoate--beta-alanine ligase, which translates to MEILQSAAALQAQTEIWRQNKLRIGLVPTMGALHEGHLQLVRAAAQDNDVVVVSVFVNPTQFNNAEDFRLYPRVPDADAALLGPAGCTALFMPSVEQMYPQPTVLRFDFGPLERVMEGEHRPGHFHGVATVVSKLFHLSRPHRAYFGQKDLQQVAVIRQLVADLSFDLELVAYPTIREADGLAMSSRNRRLSPEARAVAPRLYQALALGASLVEKQQESPEAVQQAVEQFLAAEPGITLEYFALADGRTLQPVTGQWSPGSLVALCLAAHVGGVRLIDNVLVTLP; encoded by the coding sequence ATGGAGATACTCCAATCGGCTGCCGCGTTGCAAGCCCAGACCGAAATCTGGCGGCAGAACAAACTGCGAATCGGGTTGGTGCCCACCATGGGCGCTTTGCACGAAGGTCATCTGCAGCTGGTGCGGGCCGCCGCCCAGGACAATGACGTGGTGGTGGTCAGCGTGTTCGTCAACCCGACCCAGTTCAACAACGCCGAAGACTTCCGCCTCTACCCGCGCGTACCCGACGCCGATGCTGCCCTGCTGGGCCCGGCCGGCTGCACGGCGCTGTTTATGCCCTCGGTGGAGCAGATGTACCCGCAGCCCACGGTCTTGCGCTTCGACTTCGGGCCCCTGGAGCGGGTGATGGAAGGGGAGCACCGTCCCGGCCACTTTCACGGTGTGGCGACGGTGGTTAGCAAGCTGTTTCATTTGAGCCGGCCCCACCGGGCCTATTTCGGCCAGAAGGACCTACAGCAGGTGGCCGTCATCCGTCAGCTCGTGGCCGATTTGTCCTTCGACCTGGAGCTGGTAGCGTATCCTACCATCCGGGAAGCCGACGGACTGGCCATGTCCTCACGCAACCGCCGCCTGAGCCCCGAGGCCCGGGCCGTGGCGCCCCGGCTTTACCAGGCCCTGGCCCTGGGCGCTTCCCTGGTAGAAAAGCAGCAAGAGTCGCCCGAGGCGGTGCAGCAGGCCGTGGAGCAGTTTCTGGCCGCCGAGCCGGGCATTACGCTAGAGTATTTTGCCCTGGCCGACGGCCGCACGCTACAGCCCGTTACGGGCCAGTGGAGTCCGGGTAGCCTGGTGGCGCTGTGCCTGGCGGCCCACGTGGGCGGAGTACGCCTCATCGACAACGTGCTGGTGACCCT